The genome window AAAATGAGATAGAAACATTTTTAGAAAATATTCTTATAGATAACTTAGGTGAGTTCTGCTCTACAAAGGACTTAGTTCAGCTGTTCGGCATAAGCAAGACGAGTTGGTATGACTTAATGGAAAGGGGTCAAATAATGTGCCTAAATATTGAGAGCAGAAAAATTATTGTAACTCGGTCACTACTTCCATTTTTAAGAGAGGCTATGCAGGAAAAAGAAATCTAAAATTTTAAGAGAAATATAATTTAAAAGAGCCGACTTTGTCGGCTTTTTTACATTAACAATCCTTTTTCCATTGCCAATTTATCAAGCTCTCTTATTCTGTCATAAGTAGAAGGGTGAGTTCTGAATAAATTTTGTAATCCCCTTAGTCCTGCAAAAGGATTTACAATAAACATATGGGCAGTTGCCGGATTGCCTGTATTTGACATAGGAATGCTTTGACTGTAATTTTCAAGTTTTTCTAAAGCATTTCTTAAATATAAAGGGTTTCCTGAAATTTCAGCCCCAGCCCTATCTGCCATAAACTCTCTTCTACGAGAAATTGTCATTTGAATTATAGAAGCTGCTATAGGTCCAAGTAAAGCAACCAGAATACCAAGACCGGCATTGCTGTTTCTATTGTTTCTATTATTTCCACGACTGGCATATGGTAAAAAACGAGAAATATTAGCTATTGCACCGGCAAAAGTTGCAGCTATTGTGCTGATTAAAATATCTCTATGTTTTACATGACCTAGTTCATGAGCCATTACACCGGCTAATTCATTATCATTCATTAAATCTAAAAGTCCCTGAGTACATGCAACAGCAGCATTTTTTGGATTTCTTCCAGTTGCAAATGCATTGGGTTGCCTTTCTGGGATTATATAAACTTTAGGCATAGGTAAATTGGCATTCATTGCTAATTTTTTTACAATTCCATAAAGTCTTGGATTTGTTGTAGAGTCAACTTCTTTTGCCCTGTAAGCTTTAATTACCATCTTATCACTGAACCAGTAGCTGAAAAAGCTCACTCCACCTGATATAAGCAAGCCTATCAAAGCACCATTTTCATTTCCCAACATACCACCAATAAAAGTGAATAAAGCAATCAATGCAAATATTAAAAATCCTGTTTTTAAACTATTTATAAACATAACTATTTTCTCCTTAATTTTATAAAAATAATTCCTTTTCTATTATAAAAATTTTAATAAATTAATATTTTTAGATTATTATATCACAATTATTTTTTTGTGTACTCATATTTTAGTAAAAATAATAAAATATATGCTATTATATAGGTAATTAAAATATTACTAAAGGAGTTTAATTATGAAAAAATTGTTTTTAACATTAAGTATGGCAATATTATTTTCTTCTTGTATAATAGGCTCAGTTGTTGGGGGAACTATAAGTGCTGCAGGTAGCATTGTCGGCGGAACTATAAAGGCAACTGGGAAAATTATTGGAGCAATAATAGGAGATGATGAAGGAGAAATAAAAGCTAAGGGAGTAAAATATACTTACTCAGACGCAAAAGTTGAAGTGGATCATGATAAAACTATTGTTTCCGGAACTGTTTATCATAATACAAGGACTAAGGAAAATGTCAGAATTGAAATCCCATGCTATGATAAAAATAAAAATTATCTGGGCGACGCAGTTGATACTATAGATAGTTTAGAAAAAAAGGAAAAATGGAAATTTAATGCAGTAATCTATAATACAGATGTAAAATATGCCAATGTAAAAGATGCATATATTTCATCTAGTAATTAGCTTGGAGGGAGAATGAAAATTTTTATAACAGGTGGAACATCTGGAATTGGTTTAGCCTTAGCAAAAGAATATTTGTTGCAAGGACATGATGTTGCTATTTGTGGAAGAAGTGAAAAAAAGATTTCTGTTTTGAAGATGGAATACCCTGAGTTAAAAATATATAAGGTGGATGTTAGAAATAAATATGAATTAAAAGAAGCCATGGAAGATTTTTCATCTGATGATTTAGATATGATGATAGCAAGTGCAGGAATTTATTCGAGTAATAGAGCTAAAAAATTGAATCAAGCTGAACTTATAAATTCACTTGATGTTAACTTAGCAGGTGCTTTGCACGCACTGGAAATAGGAAGAGATATAATGCTTAAAAAAAATAAGGGACAGCTTGTTGTAATTTCTTCTGTTGCAGGTTTACTTGAATATCCTGATGCTTCTGTTTATAGTAAATCTAAAAGAGCTGTAAATTATA of Fusobacterium russii ATCC 25533 contains these proteins:
- the htpX gene encoding zinc metalloprotease HtpX, whose product is MFINSLKTGFLIFALIALFTFIGGMLGNENGALIGLLISGGVSFFSYWFSDKMVIKAYRAKEVDSTTNPRLYGIVKKLAMNANLPMPKVYIIPERQPNAFATGRNPKNAAVACTQGLLDLMNDNELAGVMAHELGHVKHRDILISTIAATFAGAIANISRFLPYASRGNNRNNRNSNAGLGILVALLGPIAASIIQMTISRRREFMADRAGAEISGNPLYLRNALEKLENYSQSIPMSNTGNPATAHMFIVNPFAGLRGLQNLFRTHPSTYDRIRELDKLAMEKGLLM
- a CDS encoding FxLYD domain-containing protein, with the protein product MKKLFLTLSMAILFSSCIIGSVVGGTISAAGSIVGGTIKATGKIIGAIIGDDEGEIKAKGVKYTYSDAKVEVDHDKTIVSGTVYHNTRTKENVRIEIPCYDKNKNYLGDAVDTIDSLEKKEKWKFNAVIYNTDVKYANVKDAYISSSN
- a CDS encoding SDR family NAD(P)-dependent oxidoreductase, which codes for MKIFITGGTSGIGLALAKEYLLQGHDVAICGRSEKKISVLKMEYPELKIYKVDVRNKYELKEAMEDFSSDDLDMMIASAGIYSSNRAKKLNQAELINSLDVNLAGALHALEIGRDIMLKKNKGQLVVISSVAGLLEYPDASVYSKSKRAVNYICEAYREALRGSSIKITNILPGYVETDRLRELNGEDTDKKAFLISEEEATKIILRAINQKKEREIFPKKMKIAISIISRLPKNLINFFFHLLEKENDEKNN